In Cololabis saira isolate AMF1-May2022 chromosome 14, fColSai1.1, whole genome shotgun sequence, a single genomic region encodes these proteins:
- the LOC133459314 gene encoding maternal B9.10 protein-like: MKEEIAAAVFFMARLVKRYGCLNNDSRERFATALTSVLFENYKNHWHPSAPTRGQAYRCLRMNRVRQQDPVLQQACDRSLVRYEDLGLPQELTVWVDPGEVSCRYGEQSSPFCVSAVDGSRRRDRDFSRRIHEAVERASLDVQSGCSSDEDDGVADKSSSSNSSSSMPCPAPTPTPPTQHESKTIPTVSNPNSVYRFSEFSPGAPRTWLREKRKAFAGEPFHPHVPPPGPPPPHFPAQKGFKSYQATFTFSGPRIDKYHWVSKSRS, encoded by the exons ATGAAAGAGGAGATTGCTGCCGCCGTGTTCTTCATGGCTCGCCTGGTCAAGAGATACGGCTGTCTGAATAATGACAGCAGGGAGCGTTTCGCCACCGCACTAACTTCTGTTTTGTTCGAGAACTACAAGAACCACTGGCATCCCAGCGCGCCCACCAGGGGACAGGCCTACAG GTGTCTGCGTATGAACAGGGTTCGGCAGCAGGACCCGGTGCTGCAGCAGGCGTGTGACCGGAGCTTGGTGCGGTACGAGGACCTGGGCCTTCCCCAGGAGCTGACGGTGTGGGTCGACCCTGGAGAGGTTTCCTGcag GTATGGTGAGCAGAGCAGTCCCTTCTGCGTGTCTGCGGTGGACGGCTCCCGCAGGAGGGACCGGGACTTTTCCCGCCGCATCCACGAGGCCGTGGAGCGCGCAAGCCTGGACGTCCAGTCGGGCTGCTCCTCCGACGAGGACGACGGCGTGGCGGACAAGAGCTCGAGCAGCAACAGCAGTTCATCCATGCCCTGCCCTGCCCCGACCCCGACCCCACCCACGCAGCACGAGTCCAAGACCATCCCCACCGTCAGCAACCCCAACAGCGTCTACCGG ttcagCGAGTTTTCTCCAGGCGCTCCTCGGACCTGGCTGAGGGAAAAGCGGAAGGCCTTTGCCGGGGAACCTTTCCATCCTCACGTCCCGCCGCCCGGGCCTCCGCCCCCCCACTTCCCCGCCCAGAAAGGCTTCAAATCCTATCAAGCCACATTCACCTTCTCCGGGCCTCGCATTGACAAATATCACTGGGTCAGCAAATCCAGATCTTAA